Proteins from one Brevibacillus humidisoli genomic window:
- a CDS encoding demethylmenaquinone methyltransferase, with protein MRQKAEFVHSVFESIADQYDRMNNVISFGCHVLWRNYTMKQMSVQPGQAALDVACGTGDWTIQLAHAVGKTGRVVGLDFSQNMLDVGAYKVAKEGLGDNVALVNADAMQLPYEDNTFDYATIGFALRNVPDIQTVLNEMARVVKPGGQVVSLEVSKPPFLPYRQLFYLYFYNILPHIAKWFVNKYEEYAWLPQSLTHFPDSRELAAMFQQAGLDPVRVKLFLGGVAALHIGIKK; from the coding sequence ATGCGCCAAAAAGCCGAGTTCGTCCATTCCGTGTTTGAGAGTATCGCCGACCAGTATGATCGGATGAACAACGTGATCAGTTTTGGATGCCATGTTCTATGGCGAAACTACACGATGAAACAGATGAGCGTACAGCCTGGACAAGCTGCTCTTGACGTCGCATGCGGCACGGGAGACTGGACGATCCAGTTGGCACATGCCGTTGGGAAGACCGGGCGTGTGGTCGGACTGGACTTCAGTCAGAATATGCTGGACGTAGGAGCATACAAGGTAGCCAAGGAAGGCTTGGGGGACAACGTTGCGCTGGTCAATGCGGACGCGATGCAGCTTCCTTACGAAGACAATACGTTTGATTACGCTACGATTGGCTTTGCCCTGCGAAATGTGCCAGATATTCAGACGGTATTAAACGAGATGGCGCGGGTGGTGAAACCCGGGGGACAAGTCGTTTCACTGGAGGTTTCAAAACCACCGTTCCTCCCGTATCGACAGCTATTTTACCTGTACTTTTATAACATCCTGCCGCATATCGCCAAATGGTTCGTCAACAAGTATGAAGAGTACGCCTGGCTGCCCCAGTCGTTGACCCACTTCCCCGACAGCCGCGAACTGGCGGCGATGTTTCAACAGGCCGGATTGGACCCTGTCAGAGTAAAACTGTTTCTCGGCGGGGTTGCCGCCCTGCATATTGGGATTAAAAAGTAG
- the ndk gene encoding nucleoside-diphosphate kinase: MEKTFIMVKPDGVQRNLVGEIVSRFEAKGFTLVAAKLMQVSRELAEQHYAEHKERPFFGELVDFITSGPVFAMVWQGENVISTARNMMGKTNPADAAPGTIRGDFAVSVGMNVIHGSDSPESAEREMGLWFSKEEILSYEKTTQRWI; this comes from the coding sequence ATGGAAAAGACATTTATCATGGTAAAACCGGACGGGGTTCAACGGAACCTGGTCGGCGAGATTGTATCCCGTTTCGAAGCAAAAGGATTTACCCTCGTGGCGGCAAAACTGATGCAGGTAAGCCGCGAATTGGCCGAGCAGCATTACGCCGAGCACAAAGAACGTCCGTTTTTCGGTGAACTGGTGGACTTTATCACTTCCGGCCCTGTATTTGCTATGGTATGGCAAGGAGAGAACGTGATCAGTACGGCTCGCAACATGATGGGTAAAACCAACCCTGCTGATGCGGCTCCTGGCACGATCCGCGGCGACTTTGCCGTCTCCGTGGGCATGAACGTGATCCACGGATCGGATTCTCCGGAAAGCGCTGAGCGCGAAATGGGATTGTGGTTTTCTAAAGAAGAGATCCTCAGTTACGAGAAAACAACCCAACGCTGGATTTAA
- a CDS encoding CheR family methyltransferase: MEDRDFMQFVTQIKQRTGIDLTLYKEAQMKRRLTSLRTKRGFSTFTAYFDAICQDRALFDEFLDRVTINVSEFFRNPGRWEVLEQKILLRLSYTSRKLKCWSAACSTGEEPYTLALVLKRRNLLAGSSILATDIDEGAIAKAKQGVYTERSLQDCPRDLLSEYFVKEAETYRLSPEIKKTVTFQKQNLLADPFDTGYDLIICRNVMIYFTEQAKHELYQKFSQALRPGGVLFVGSTEQIFQPQQYQLETEDTFFYRKKEA; encoded by the coding sequence ATGGAAGACCGCGATTTTATGCAGTTCGTCACCCAAATCAAGCAAAGAACCGGCATTGACCTCACCCTGTATAAAGAAGCGCAGATGAAACGTCGACTCACTTCACTGCGGACCAAACGAGGGTTTTCCACTTTTACTGCATACTTTGATGCGATCTGCCAGGATCGTGCGCTATTTGATGAATTCCTCGACCGGGTGACAATCAACGTGTCAGAATTTTTTCGCAATCCGGGAAGGTGGGAGGTGTTGGAGCAGAAGATCTTGCTCCGTCTCAGCTACACCTCGCGAAAACTGAAGTGCTGGAGTGCGGCTTGTTCGACGGGAGAGGAACCGTATACCTTGGCGTTGGTTTTAAAACGACGCAACCTGCTTGCGGGCAGTTCCATCCTGGCAACGGATATCGATGAAGGGGCAATCGCAAAGGCAAAGCAAGGGGTGTACACTGAACGTTCTTTGCAGGATTGTCCGCGCGATCTGCTGAGTGAATACTTTGTCAAAGAAGCGGAGACCTATCGACTCTCCCCTGAGATCAAGAAAACAGTCACCTTTCAAAAGCAAAACCTGCTGGCCGATCCGTTTGATACAGGTTATGATTTGATTATCTGCCGCAACGTGATGATCTACTTTACGGAACAGGCCAAACATGAACTGTATCAGAAGTTTAGTCAAGCTCTTCGTCCGGGAGGAGTCCTGTTCGTCGGCAGCACGGAACAAATCTTTCAACCACAACAGTATCAGCTTGAGACGGAAGACACCTTTTTCTATCGAAAAAAAGAAGCATAG
- a CDS encoding UbiX family flavin prenyltransferase: protein MGVKRIAVGITGASGAIYGVRFVQEVLKAGHKVHLMITEAGWQVFRDELDWYSDDREQLLQDRLQQQFPGSLHYWTMRDFSSPVASGSAKSDGMIIIPCSMGTLSGIANGASGNLLERAADVVLKEGRQLVLVPRETPLNAIHLENMLKLNRMGAKIMPAMPGYYHKPQTLDDLVHFIVGKALDAFDIPHTLFTRWGSET, encoded by the coding sequence ATGGGTGTAAAAAGAATAGCAGTTGGGATTACCGGAGCGAGCGGCGCCATCTATGGCGTGCGCTTCGTACAGGAGGTTTTGAAGGCCGGGCACAAGGTTCACCTGATGATTACAGAAGCTGGTTGGCAAGTATTTCGCGACGAGTTGGACTGGTATTCCGATGATCGGGAGCAGCTGCTGCAGGACAGGCTGCAGCAGCAGTTTCCGGGCAGCCTGCACTATTGGACCATGCGCGATTTCTCGTCGCCGGTTGCCAGCGGGTCGGCTAAGTCGGATGGGATGATCATCATTCCATGTTCGATGGGGACACTCTCCGGGATAGCCAATGGAGCATCAGGCAATCTGTTGGAACGGGCAGCCGATGTCGTGCTAAAAGAGGGGCGGCAATTGGTGTTGGTCCCGAGGGAAACACCGCTCAACGCGATTCATCTGGAAAACATGTTGAAACTAAACCGCATGGGGGCAAAAATCATGCCGGCGATGCCTGGTTACTACCACAAACCGCAGACGCTGGATGATCTGGTCCATTTTATCGTGGGAAAGGCATTGGATGCCTTTGACATCCCCCATACGTTGTTTACACGCTGGGGGAGTGAAACATGA
- a CDS encoding menaquinone biosynthetic enzyme MqnA/MqnD family protein, with the protein MSQKQLRIGQIIYTNTLPVYFFFEEERFADSIDFITQYPAQLNQAMAQGEIDVGPISSFSYAEHHRQYQVLPDLSISAKEKVRSIYLFSKRPIEELNGATIALTNTSATSVNLLRIILQKFLAFDVQYQAHNPVLEQMMTFADAALLIGDEAVVAYRDHHHRYHVYDLAELWYRYTGYPMTFAVWAVRKQAVQEQGPLLRQVHAAFLESKQRSLRELDKVVAYAQEKFGGDPSFWFTYFRGLRYDFTAELSTGLEYYFALAKELGLLPATVKVERWQEGMRETNTTFLS; encoded by the coding sequence ATGAGTCAGAAACAACTGCGGATTGGGCAGATTATCTATACCAACACACTTCCGGTCTATTTCTTTTTTGAAGAAGAACGATTTGCTGACAGCATTGATTTTATCACGCAGTATCCAGCTCAACTAAACCAGGCGATGGCGCAGGGGGAGATAGACGTCGGGCCGATCTCATCCTTCAGTTATGCCGAGCATCACCGACAGTACCAGGTACTGCCGGACCTGTCGATCAGCGCAAAAGAGAAAGTCCGCTCTATCTATCTGTTCAGCAAACGCCCTATCGAGGAATTGAACGGGGCGACGATCGCTTTGACCAACACGTCGGCTACTTCTGTCAACCTGCTGCGGATCATCCTGCAGAAGTTTTTAGCATTTGACGTACAGTATCAGGCACATAATCCGGTACTGGAGCAAATGATGACCTTCGCGGATGCCGCTCTGCTGATCGGCGACGAAGCTGTTGTCGCTTACCGGGATCATCACCATCGATACCATGTGTACGATTTGGCTGAACTTTGGTATCGTTACACCGGGTATCCGATGACGTTTGCGGTGTGGGCAGTGCGGAAGCAGGCGGTGCAGGAACAAGGACCGCTTTTGCGCCAGGTTCACGCTGCCTTTTTGGAGAGCAAACAGCGAAGTCTGCGTGAACTGGATAAAGTGGTTGCCTACGCACAAGAGAAGTTTGGCGGCGATCCATCATTCTGGTTTACCTACTTCCGTGGATTGCGATACGACTTTACTGCTGAACTAAGCACGGGGTTGGAGTACTATTTTGCCTTGGCGAAAGAGTTGGGGCTGCTGCCGGCTACGGTAAAGGTAGAGCGTTGGCAGGAAGGTATGCGAGAGACGAATACTACGTTTTTGAGTTAG
- a CDS encoding UbiA-like polyprenyltransferase, with translation MVFRKVNIILEMIKFEHTIFALPFAFMGAVLGNFVVEGDWPTWSEIFWVTVAMVGARSAAMSLNRLIDRYIDAKNPRTANRAIPAGLLSVGEVILFIIVSFAMLFIAAYQLNDLAVKLLPLAVLVLILYSYTKRFTWACHFVLGVAIGFGPLGGWIATTGIVDSTALLLFVTVMLWTAGFDIIYACQDTEFDQREGLYSIPSRFGIPKALLIARSCHLLTVIGLFALYQLASLSVWFLLGVILASLILLYEHSLVKPTDLSKLDVAFFTMNGILSVVVFTFTLIDLVITWV, from the coding sequence ATGGTCTTTCGGAAAGTAAACATTATTTTGGAAATGATTAAGTTTGAACATACGATTTTTGCCCTTCCTTTTGCGTTTATGGGCGCTGTGCTCGGCAATTTCGTGGTTGAAGGGGATTGGCCGACGTGGAGTGAAATATTTTGGGTTACAGTGGCCATGGTGGGAGCACGCAGTGCCGCGATGTCGCTCAACCGATTGATTGACCGGTATATCGATGCGAAGAATCCGCGGACGGCCAACCGGGCGATTCCCGCAGGGCTGCTTTCAGTGGGAGAAGTTATTCTCTTTATTATCGTGTCCTTTGCCATGCTGTTTATCGCTGCCTACCAGCTTAATGACTTGGCCGTGAAGCTGCTTCCGCTTGCCGTTTTAGTGCTGATCCTGTACTCGTATACCAAGCGTTTCACTTGGGCGTGTCACTTTGTGCTCGGCGTGGCGATCGGTTTCGGACCGCTTGGCGGGTGGATTGCCACCACGGGCATCGTGGACAGTACGGCTCTGCTGCTGTTTGTAACGGTGATGCTTTGGACGGCTGGGTTTGACATCATCTATGCCTGTCAGGATACCGAGTTTGACCAACGAGAGGGGTTGTACTCAATACCTAGTCGGTTTGGGATTCCCAAGGCCCTGCTGATCGCAAGAAGCTGTCATCTGCTTACCGTCATCGGCTTGTTCGCCTTATACCAATTAGCATCGCTCTCGGTATGGTTCCTGTTAGGGGTGATCTTGGCCTCCCTGATTCTGCTCTATGAACATAGTCTGGTCAAGCCGACGGATCTGTCCAAGCTGGATGTCGCTTTTTTTACGATGAACGGGATTCTCAGCGTCGTCGTCTTCACCTTTACCCTGATTGACCTGGTGATCACATGGGTGTAA
- the hepT gene encoding heptaprenyl diphosphate synthase component II: protein MKLVDIYVQLKGDVESIERTLEQSMDTRTRELYQSSTHLLKAGGKRIRPVFVLLGGKWGEYDIERLKHVAVPLELIHMATLVHDDVIDDADKRRGRETVKAKWDNRIAMYTGDYIFARALTIATKLSNPRIHQILSKAIVEMCKGEIEQVRDLNNWDQGLKHYLRRIKRKTALLIAISCQLGAIASNAPEDRIRSMYRYGYNVGMAFQIADDLLDFTASEKQLGKPVGSDLRQGNITLPALYSLWFGQERRRLRDWLEQDAIHEHIEEAIALIREGEGIAYARSLAQRYLNRARTALSDLPDNKTKRSLLEIADFIIERNF, encoded by the coding sequence ATGAAGCTCGTAGATATTTACGTACAACTAAAGGGGGATGTGGAATCCATCGAACGGACACTGGAGCAATCGATGGATACGCGAACCCGGGAACTGTATCAGTCCTCTACCCATCTGTTAAAGGCGGGAGGAAAGCGAATACGTCCCGTCTTTGTCCTGCTGGGCGGAAAATGGGGAGAATACGATATTGAGCGGCTGAAGCACGTAGCTGTGCCACTGGAATTGATCCACATGGCCACCTTGGTGCACGATGACGTAATTGACGATGCGGACAAGCGGCGGGGCCGTGAGACGGTAAAAGCAAAGTGGGACAACCGGATTGCGATGTATACGGGAGACTACATCTTTGCGCGTGCGCTTACGATAGCCACAAAACTGTCCAATCCACGCATCCATCAGATCTTGTCCAAAGCGATCGTGGAGATGTGCAAAGGCGAAATCGAACAAGTGCGCGATCTCAATAACTGGGATCAGGGATTAAAGCACTACCTGCGACGCATCAAGCGGAAAACGGCCTTGCTGATCGCCATCAGCTGTCAGTTGGGAGCAATCGCCAGCAATGCGCCAGAAGATCGGATTCGCTCGATGTATCGCTACGGATACAACGTAGGGATGGCGTTCCAGATCGCCGATGACCTGCTCGATTTCACGGCCAGCGAGAAGCAGTTGGGCAAGCCGGTCGGCAGTGATTTGCGTCAAGGCAATATTACGCTGCCTGCCTTGTACAGTTTGTGGTTCGGCCAGGAGAGGAGACGCCTGCGTGACTGGCTGGAGCAGGACGCTATCCACGAGCATATAGAAGAAGCGATTGCCTTGATCCGTGAAGGAGAAGGCATTGCCTACGCCCGTTCACTGGCTCAGCGGTATTTGAATCGCGCCCGGACAGCTTTGAGCGATCTTCCTGACAACAAAACCAAACGCTCGTTGTTGGAGATCGCCGATTTTATTATCGAGCGCAATTTCTAG